One genomic window of Bacillus mycoides includes the following:
- a CDS encoding YpiF family protein, translated as MKWIVKDVEQFEQAREYVDTGIIPLLSISAAKEMKMVVEQGEFIEALSMELEREYKGRVLLLPAFTYLVESQKNEKDRLQEWTDHLQRQGFKHIAYVTSDFSWKEDMQELQGDLFWFPSLSLEQFSDQAKREVIRAHIKNIMVMLEERWIR; from the coding sequence GTGAAATGGATTGTAAAAGATGTGGAACAGTTTGAGCAAGCGAGGGAGTATGTAGATACAGGGATTATCCCCCTTTTGTCTATTTCGGCAGCAAAAGAAATGAAAATGGTTGTAGAGCAAGGTGAATTTATTGAGGCTTTGAGTATGGAGTTGGAAAGGGAGTATAAAGGAAGAGTGCTTTTACTGCCCGCATTTACGTATTTGGTAGAGAGCCAAAAGAATGAAAAAGACCGTTTGCAAGAATGGACAGATCATTTGCAAAGGCAAGGTTTTAAGCATATTGCCTATGTGACAAGTGATTTTTCATGGAAAGAAGATATGCAAGAGTTGCAGGGTGATTTATTTTGGTTTCCATCGTTATCATTAGAGCAATTTAGTGATCAAGCGAAAAGGGAAGTTATTCGTGCTCACATAAAAAATATTATGGTAATGTTGGAAGAAAGATGGATAAGGTAA
- the qcrA gene encoding menaquinol-cytochrome c reductase iron-sulfur subunit, which translates to MSEKEHRVSRRQFLNYTLTGVGGFMAAGILMPMTRFALDPVLRKEAGTDMVAVGQVKDITTEPKRFDFKVKQVDGWYKSEEPKSAWVHKDESGDIVAFSPVCKHLGCTVNWNSDKAHPNQFFCPCHGGRYTKDGMNIKGTPPLAPLDVYESKVKDGTLYLGKAKPKGGAK; encoded by the coding sequence GTGAGCGAGAAAGAACATCGTGTGTCAAGAAGACAGTTTTTAAATTACACACTTACAGGGGTAGGAGGCTTTATGGCGGCGGGTATTTTAATGCCGATGACGCGGTTTGCGCTTGATCCGGTGTTAAGAAAAGAAGCGGGAACAGATATGGTTGCTGTTGGACAAGTAAAGGATATTACAACAGAGCCGAAGCGCTTCGATTTTAAGGTGAAGCAGGTTGACGGATGGTACAAGTCTGAAGAGCCAAAATCTGCTTGGGTGCATAAAGATGAAAGCGGAGACATTGTTGCGTTTTCTCCAGTGTGTAAACATTTAGGTTGTACAGTGAACTGGAATTCGGACAAAGCACATCCTAATCAATTCTTTTGCCCGTGTCACGGGGGACGTTACACAAAAGATGGGATGAACATTAAAGGCACACCGCCTCTTGCTCCACTTGACGTATACGAATCCAAAGTAAAAGATGGAACACTTTATTTAGGAAAAGCGAAGCCAAAAGGGGGTGCAAAGTAG
- the qcrB gene encoding menaquinol-cytochrome c reductase cytochrome b subunit encodes MLNKIYDWVDERLDITPIWRDIADHEVPEHVNPAHHFSAFVYCFGGLTFFVTVIQILSGMFLTMYYVPDIKNAWESVYYLQNEVAYGQIVRGMHHWGASLVIVMMFLHTLRVFFQGAYKKPRELNWIVGVLIFFVMLGLGFTGYLLPWDMKALFATKVGIQIAEQTPLIGPYIKTLLAGHSEIVGAQTLTRFFAIHVFFLPAALLGLMAFHFIMIRKQGISGPL; translated from the coding sequence ATGCTAAATAAAATTTATGATTGGGTGGACGAACGTTTAGATATTACACCGATATGGCGTGATATCGCTGATCATGAAGTACCTGAGCATGTTAACCCGGCGCATCACTTTTCTGCATTCGTCTACTGCTTCGGAGGACTTACCTTTTTCGTTACTGTAATTCAAATTTTGTCTGGAATGTTTTTAACGATGTATTATGTGCCTGATATTAAAAATGCTTGGGAGTCGGTTTACTATTTACAAAATGAAGTTGCGTATGGACAAATTGTTCGTGGTATGCACCACTGGGGTGCCAGTCTCGTAATTGTAATGATGTTTTTACATACACTCAGAGTTTTCTTCCAGGGTGCGTATAAAAAGCCTCGTGAGTTAAACTGGATTGTTGGTGTTCTTATTTTCTTTGTTATGTTAGGTCTTGGTTTTACCGGATATTTATTACCGTGGGATATGAAAGCTTTATTTGCTACGAAAGTAGGGATTCAAATCGCAGAGCAAACGCCGCTCATTGGTCCTTATATTAAAACATTACTCGCTGGTCATTCCGAAATTGTTGGCGCTCAAACATTAACTCGCTTCTTTGCTATTCACGTCTTCTTCTTACCAGCAGCACTTCTAGGTTTAATGGCCTTCCACTTCATCATGATTCGCAAACAAGGTATTTCCGGTCCGCTATAA
- the qcrC gene encoding menaquinol-cytochrome c reductase cytochrome b/c subunit, with the protein MHRGKGMKFVGDSRVPVARKPNIPKDYSEYPGKTEAFWPNFLLKEWMVGAVFLIGYLCLTVAHPSPLERMADPTDAGYIPLPDWYFLFLYQLLKYSYASGSFTVIGAFIMPGIAFGALLLAPFLDRGPERRPLKRPVATGFMLLAIASIIFLTWESVAHHDWEAAKKQGAIVKTAPVDKNDDGYKLMQKNTCLTCHGDNLQGGAAAPALQNLTLKPEEIAKIAKDGKGSMPKGVFKGTDEELKKLSEFVAKYNKK; encoded by the coding sequence ATGCATCGCGGCAAAGGGATGAAGTTTGTAGGAGATTCTCGGGTACCAGTAGCCCGGAAACCAAATATTCCAAAAGATTATTCTGAATATCCAGGGAAAACAGAAGCGTTTTGGCCGAATTTCTTGTTAAAAGAATGGATGGTTGGTGCAGTTTTTTTAATCGGTTATTTATGTTTAACAGTGGCGCATCCGTCACCGCTTGAGAGAATGGCGGATCCTACAGATGCAGGATATATACCACTTCCAGATTGGTATTTCTTATTCTTGTATCAGTTATTAAAGTATTCGTATGCTTCAGGCTCATTTACTGTAATTGGTGCGTTTATTATGCCGGGGATTGCGTTTGGAGCGTTACTATTAGCTCCATTTCTTGATCGAGGCCCAGAAAGACGCCCGCTGAAGCGGCCTGTGGCAACTGGATTTATGCTTTTAGCAATTGCATCGATTATCTTTTTAACTTGGGAATCTGTAGCACACCACGACTGGGAAGCTGCAAAAAAACAGGGAGCAATTGTAAAAACAGCACCAGTTGATAAAAATGATGATGGATACAAGTTAATGCAAAAAAATACTTGTTTAACATGTCATGGTGACAATTTACAGGGCGGTGCGGCAGCACCCGCTTTACAAAACTTAACTTTAAAACCAGAAGAAATCGCTAAAATTGCGAAAGATGGAAAAGGTTCAATGCCTAAAGGGGTATTTAAAGGTACAGATGAGGAACTGAAAAAGCTTTCGGAATTCGTTGCAAAGTATAATAAAAAATAA
- a CDS encoding IS3 family transposase (programmed frameshift), with the protein MAKFSSKEKIQAVKRYLDGSESGKTIAKSIGVTPVLIREWIRRYESSGERAFDKCYTLYSAQYKLDVLYYMNEHGTSIRETAALFNIPSYETLRKWKIAYETGGLDALQSKKKGRPTMKDKKIKPVVEGSIEALQAENERLRMENAYFKKVECLSSKQGKITKQDKAQVIYELRHEFPVKELLQLANIPRSTYYYWMKQFNRPDPNAEVKELIQAIYNEHDGCYGYRRIRDELMNRGHKVNHKKVYRLMKELGLKCLVRMKKYRSYKGTVGKIAPNILNRNFQAVKPNEKWVTDITEFKLFGEKLYLSPMLDLFNSEIITYTIGSRPTYSLVSTMLDQAFERITDQDKLLIHSDQGWHYQMKQYRHSLKNCGITQSMSRKGNCYDNAVIENFFGIMKSEFLYRKEFESITHFKQELAKYIEYYNHKRIKAKLKGMSPVQYRAHTLEAA; encoded by the exons ATGGCTAAATTTTCTTCAAAAGAAAAAATCCAAGCGGTGAAACGATATTTAGATGGTTCAGAGAGTGGAAAAACAATTGCTAAATCTATAGGAGTTACTCCTGTTTTAATTCGTGAGTGGATTAGACGATATGAATCTTCAGGTGAAAGGGCCTTTGACAAGTGCTATACATTATACTCAGCTCAGTATAAACTAGATGTACTTTATTATATGAATGAACACGGGACATCTATCAGAGAAACAGCGGCGCTTTTCAATATTCCGTCTTATGAAACACTTCGGAAATGGAAAATAGCCTATGAAACAGGAGGATTGGATGCCCTACAATCAAAGAAAAAGGGGCGTCCAACCATGAAAGATAAAAAAATAAAACCAGTAGTAGAAGGTTCAATAGAAGCACTACAAGCCGAAAATGAGCGTTTACGGATGGAAAATGCATATT TTAAAAAAGTTGAATGCCTTAGTTCAAAACAAGGAAAAATCACCAAACAAGACAAAGCGCAAGTAATCTATGAGTTAAGGCATGAATTTCCTGTCAAGGAGTTACTTCAACTCGCAAACATTCCACGTAGTACGTACTATTACTGGATGAAACAGTTCAATCGTCCTGATCCAAATGCAGAAGTAAAAGAACTGATTCAAGCTATTTATAATGAACACGATGGGTGTTATGGGTATCGTCGTATTCGTGATGAACTTATGAATCGTGGACACAAAGTAAATCATAAAAAAGTGTATCGCCTTATGAAAGAATTAGGGTTAAAATGTCTTGTTCGTATGAAAAAATATCGCTCTTACAAAGGGACAGTTGGGAAAATTGCGCCAAATATTTTAAATCGCAACTTCCAAGCTGTAAAACCAAATGAAAAGTGGGTTACAGATATTACGGAGTTTAAGTTATTTGGGGAGAAGTTATACTTATCACCAATGTTGGATTTGTTTAATAGTGAAATTATTACCTATACAATTGGTTCAAGACCGACCTATTCCCTTGTTTCAACGATGTTAGATCAAGCTTTTGAACGTATAACAGATCAGGATAAACTCCTCATTCATTCTGATCAAGGTTGGCACTATCAAATGAAACAATACCGTCATTCTCTTAAGAACTGTGGCATTACTCAAAGTATGTCTCGCAAAGGAAACTGTTATGACAATGCCGTTATTGAAAATTTCTTTGGTATCATGAAATCAGAATTTCTGTATCGAAAAGAATTTGAAAGTATAACACATTTCAAACAAGAATTAGCAAAGTATATAGAATACTATAATCATAAAAGAATTAAGGCAAAATTAAAGGGTATGAGCCCGGTACAATACCGGGCTCATACCCTAGAAGCTGCCTAA
- a CDS encoding DUF1405 domain-containing protein: MVYLYAMLRQRSVLLFLLVVNILGTIYGFIWYGNQLKETSPIFWPFVPDSPMASLFFVFVLIAFLMKKNWGLIEALAIVTLIKYGIWAVVVNGVMIYVKGPIGLMGYMLMLSHFAMAVQGMLYAPFYRIKKWHFTVAGIWTLHNDAIDYLFWQMPRYGIMHLFVEKIGYFTFWLSIVVLCITYYYCLRENRKQFSL, from the coding sequence TTGGTTTACTTGTATGCAATGTTAAGGCAACGTTCGGTACTATTATTTTTATTGGTTGTTAACATATTAGGTACAATTTACGGATTCATATGGTATGGAAATCAATTAAAAGAAACCTCACCTATATTTTGGCCGTTTGTACCAGATAGCCCTATGGCAAGTCTCTTTTTTGTCTTTGTTTTAATTGCTTTTTTGATGAAGAAGAACTGGGGGTTAATAGAAGCGTTAGCGATAGTTACTTTAATAAAATATGGTATTTGGGCTGTTGTTGTAAATGGGGTTATGATTTATGTAAAAGGTCCTATTGGCCTTATGGGATATATGTTAATGTTATCTCATTTTGCGATGGCAGTGCAGGGGATGTTATATGCTCCGTTTTATCGGATAAAAAAATGGCACTTCACTGTAGCTGGCATATGGACATTACATAATGATGCAATTGATTATTTATTTTGGCAAATGCCGAGATACGGGATTATGCATTTGTTTGTAGAGAAAATTGGTTATTTTACGTTTTGGTTAAGTATTGTTGTACTGTGTATTACATATTATTATTGCTTACGTGAGAACCGAAAACAGTTTTCTTTATGA
- a CDS encoding TIGR01906 family membrane protein: protein MKKNKSGINILDRLITLVVSYSIAFSVFALAATIVVYGKWLYYLEIDFLNIPDLADMTKDEIKRNYDVLITYLSPFYEGALQLPTLDMSTNGRIHFVDVKNILVKIQYIMYGTIVIAVLGGAYLIKKKKEKFLLHGAILTIIFPIALTLPIAINFEKSFVLFHKLLFSNDYWMFDIETDPVILMLPEEFFMHAACVILLLILGGSILCYGVYKYLVKKKRISKKKFSV, encoded by the coding sequence ATGAAGAAAAATAAGAGTGGTATAAACATATTGGATCGATTGATCACTTTAGTAGTTTCCTATAGCATAGCATTTTCTGTTTTCGCTCTCGCGGCAACGATAGTTGTATATGGAAAATGGTTGTATTATTTAGAAATTGATTTTTTAAATATTCCAGATTTAGCGGATATGACGAAAGATGAAATTAAGAGAAACTATGACGTGCTTATTACATATTTATCGCCGTTTTATGAAGGTGCATTACAATTGCCGACATTAGATATGTCCACAAATGGCCGCATTCATTTTGTGGATGTTAAAAATATTTTGGTAAAGATTCAATATATAATGTATGGAACGATTGTAATTGCTGTATTAGGAGGAGCGTATTTAATAAAAAAGAAAAAAGAAAAGTTTTTACTTCACGGAGCGATTCTTACAATTATTTTTCCAATAGCTCTTACGTTACCAATTGCTATTAATTTTGAAAAGAGTTTCGTATTATTTCACAAGCTTTTATTTAGCAATGATTATTGGATGTTTGATATTGAAACAGATCCGGTTATTTTAATGTTACCGGAAGAATTCTTTATGCATGCTGCATGTGTTATTTTATTATTGATTTTAGGCGGTAGCATACTTTGTTACGGTGTGTATAAATATTTAGTGAAAAAGAAAAGGATTTCAAAGAAAAAATTCTCTGTTTAA
- the ypjB gene encoding sporulation protein YpjB, translating to MKRTLIGLIAFLIIMFPVRIYAEEWSELTGLLDDSLQLVKKKEDDKAIQVLHHFSEQFLSKENENNSKVTPGQIRVVSLAYDKAKQSLAEDLDRQVKVDNMLALQLAVDAQVSKYQPLWMERERKIMNAFSQVEKAMEKDDDGQFQQTLNTLLNEFNIIYPSLMIALPENEAQRVNAHLSYLDEFRNVMLKTKGGQMQLGIIKGDLQKIFHTVKKDEIAPSLIWFMTITGGLILFTLTYVGWRKYKGEREKRRSNLHSKDR from the coding sequence ATGAAGAGAACATTAATTGGACTGATAGCATTTCTAATTATAATGTTTCCAGTACGTATATACGCTGAAGAGTGGAGTGAACTAACTGGATTGCTAGATGACTCTTTGCAGTTAGTGAAGAAAAAAGAAGATGATAAGGCAATACAAGTACTGCACCATTTCTCAGAGCAGTTTCTATCAAAGGAAAATGAAAATAATTCAAAAGTAACTCCGGGACAAATTAGAGTCGTTTCTTTAGCATACGATAAGGCGAAACAATCTCTCGCGGAAGATTTAGATAGGCAAGTTAAAGTTGATAATATGTTAGCGTTACAACTTGCTGTTGATGCACAAGTATCTAAATATCAGCCACTTTGGATGGAAAGAGAAAGAAAGATAATGAATGCTTTTTCTCAAGTAGAAAAAGCGATGGAAAAAGACGATGATGGACAGTTCCAACAGACGCTAAATACACTTTTAAATGAATTTAATATTATTTATCCTAGTTTAATGATTGCCCTGCCAGAAAACGAAGCACAGCGTGTAAATGCACATTTATCTTATTTGGATGAATTTCGTAACGTTATGTTAAAAACGAAAGGTGGACAAATGCAACTAGGGATTATTAAAGGTGATTTGCAAAAAATATTTCATACAGTAAAAAAAGATGAGATTGCTCCCTCTCTCATTTGGTTTATGACAATTACTGGAGGACTTATTTTGTTCACTTTAACGTATGTTGGATGGAGAAAGTATAAAGGGGAGAGAGAGAAGCGGAGAAGTAACTTGCATTCTAAAGATAGATAA
- a CDS encoding zinc metallopeptidase — translation MFYLIYFAIILIIPLYAQSKVRSAYSKYSQVYSTSGMTGAEVARKILDENGLYNVAVEETPGHLSDHYDPRVKTVRLSTDNYYGHSVAGTAVAAHEVGHAIQDAKDYNFMRVRHSLVPVANFGSNMSWVFVLIGVFAQMSGLLLLGIILMAAGVVFQLVTLPVEFDASKRAMQQIEALGIVSTDEYGQARKVLNAAALTYVAAAAVAVFELLRLVLIYTGMQRSDD, via the coding sequence ATGTTTTATTTAATTTACTTCGCGATCATTTTGATCATACCGTTGTATGCACAGTCCAAAGTACGTAGTGCCTATAGCAAGTATTCACAAGTTTATTCAACATCAGGTATGACAGGAGCGGAAGTGGCTCGGAAAATTTTAGATGAAAATGGATTGTACAATGTAGCTGTAGAAGAAACGCCAGGTCATTTGTCAGATCATTATGACCCGCGTGTAAAGACGGTTAGATTATCGACAGATAACTACTATGGTCATTCAGTTGCTGGTACAGCTGTAGCAGCACATGAAGTAGGACACGCAATTCAAGATGCGAAAGATTATAACTTCATGCGTGTACGCCATTCGTTAGTGCCAGTTGCTAATTTTGGTTCAAACATGTCATGGGTTTTTGTCCTAATTGGTGTATTTGCACAAATGTCTGGTTTGTTGTTACTAGGAATTATTTTAATGGCAGCAGGTGTTGTTTTCCAACTTGTTACATTACCAGTTGAGTTTGATGCATCAAAACGTGCAATGCAACAAATTGAAGCACTTGGTATCGTATCGACAGATGAGTACGGTCAAGCTCGTAAAGTATTAAATGCGGCAGCATTAACATATGTAGCAGCAGCTGCTGTAGCAGTATTTGAATTATTACGTCTCGTATTAATTTATACTGGTATGCAGCGTAGCGACGATTAA
- a CDS encoding uracil-DNA glycosylase gives MTDIEYPDHLVKQVRERSATYQLEGFLSGQGPRNPKLMLVGEAPGETEIHNGIPFSGRAGKHLMEFLERIHVTREEVYITSAVRSRPYKWREKRERNGEIIQKRYNRTPNQGEILAHAPLLDYELELIQPPVIVTLGNIALQRLVGKNNKITDVHGELLKQPVQQLKDSSGTEFIWTEKEYDIFPTFHPASIFYNRSLLELIYEDLEKLKRYVIKN, from the coding sequence GTGACAGACATAGAATATCCAGATCATTTAGTTAAACAAGTGAGGGAGCGAAGTGCTACATACCAATTAGAAGGTTTTTTAAGTGGACAGGGCCCTAGAAATCCGAAATTAATGCTTGTTGGAGAAGCACCTGGTGAAACAGAAATTCATAATGGGATTCCGTTTAGCGGGAGAGCAGGAAAGCATTTAATGGAGTTTTTAGAACGTATTCACGTTACAAGGGAAGAAGTATATATTACGAGTGCGGTGCGGAGTAGACCTTATAAATGGAGAGAGAAAAGGGAACGAAATGGCGAAATAATACAGAAAAGGTATAATAGAACGCCAAATCAAGGAGAAATACTTGCCCATGCACCTTTGTTAGATTATGAGTTGGAACTTATACAGCCGCCTGTTATTGTTACACTTGGTAATATTGCATTACAGCGTTTAGTTGGTAAAAATAATAAAATTACGGATGTTCATGGCGAATTGTTAAAGCAACCTGTGCAGCAATTGAAAGATAGTAGCGGTACAGAATTTATATGGACTGAAAAAGAATATGATATATTTCCAACTTTTCATCCAGCTTCAATTTTTTATAATCGTAGTTTATTGGAGCTCATTTATGAGGATTTGGAGAAACTGAAAAGATATGTAATAAAAAACTAG
- a CDS encoding YitT family protein has product MKANLKIRNIIFILIGSAIFSFGIVNINIENHLAEGGFTGITLLLYFLFSLDPSYTNLILNIPIFFIGWKLLGRTTFLYTLIGTFSVSLFLWIFQRYEVLNLHLNLQNDMTLAALFAGAFIGIGLGIIFKYGGTTGGVDIIARLAHKYVGWSMGKTMFMFDAIVIIVSILTYLSYREGMYTLVAVFIGAKVIDFMQEGAYSAKGATIISDKNDEIASKILSEMERGATFLKAVGSYTKVERNVLYCVVAKNEIVKLKNIITSVDPHAFVAVSDVHDVVGEGFTLDENKNPLHN; this is encoded by the coding sequence ATGAAAGCAAACTTGAAGATTCGAAATATCATTTTCATTTTAATCGGTTCCGCTATTTTTTCTTTCGGCATTGTAAATATCAATATTGAAAACCATCTTGCAGAGGGTGGGTTTACCGGTATTACGCTATTATTATATTTTCTATTTTCGCTTGACCCTTCCTATACAAACTTAATTTTAAATATCCCTATATTTTTTATTGGCTGGAAGTTACTCGGCCGAACAACATTTTTATATACATTAATCGGTACATTTAGCGTCTCTTTATTCCTATGGATTTTCCAACGCTACGAAGTACTCAACTTACATTTAAACTTGCAAAATGATATGACACTGGCTGCTTTATTCGCTGGGGCATTTATCGGTATAGGACTTGGAATTATATTTAAATACGGCGGGACTACTGGCGGTGTTGATATTATCGCAAGACTAGCTCACAAATATGTTGGCTGGAGTATGGGAAAAACGATGTTTATGTTTGATGCCATCGTTATCATTGTCTCTATTCTTACATATTTATCATATCGTGAAGGCATGTATACGTTAGTTGCTGTATTTATCGGGGCTAAGGTTATTGATTTTATGCAAGAAGGAGCTTATTCAGCAAAAGGAGCAACTATTATTTCTGATAAAAATGATGAAATTGCTTCAAAAATTTTATCAGAAATGGAGCGCGGAGCAACCTTTTTAAAAGCAGTTGGATCCTATACAAAAGTTGAACGAAATGTACTATATTGTGTTGTTGCAAAAAACGAAATCGTGAAATTAAAAAATATCATTACTTCTGTAGACCCTCACGCCTTTGTCGCTGTAAGTGATGTACACGATGTTGTTGGCGAAGGATTTACATTAGATGAAAATAAAAATCCGTTACATAATTAA
- a CDS encoding nucleotide pyrophosphohydrolase, giving the protein MEAKTMKDMQKEVDAYIGQFKEGYFSPLAMMARLTEEMGELAREVNHYYGEKPKKTTEIERSIEEELGDVLFVMICMANSLNIDLETAHNIVMNKFNTRDKDRWTRIDEGEKEA; this is encoded by the coding sequence ATGGAAGCAAAAACGATGAAAGATATGCAGAAAGAAGTAGATGCATATATCGGTCAATTTAAAGAAGGTTATTTTAGTCCGCTTGCAATGATGGCCCGTTTAACTGAAGAAATGGGAGAGCTTGCAAGAGAGGTTAACCATTATTATGGTGAGAAGCCGAAGAAAACGACTGAGATAGAACGAAGTATTGAGGAAGAGCTTGGAGATGTGTTATTTGTTATGATTTGTATGGCAAATAGTTTAAATATTGATTTAGAAACAGCGCATAACATTGTAATGAATAAATTTAATACACGTGATAAAGATCGCTGGACACGTATTGATGAGGGAGAGAAAGAAGCATGA
- the dapB gene encoding dihydrodipicolinate reductase translates to MKEIKVIIAGPRGRMGQEAVLLMERTEHFNLVAAIDYKHGGEKIADLPGMPALDAPIYADLHTCLDEVEADVLLDLTTPEVGKKHVTLAVERGLRSVIGTTGFTEEELKQLTENAKEKEVGTIIAPNFAIGAVLMMKFSQMAAKYFQDVEVIELHHDQKLDAPSGTAVKTVELIRQNRVPKEQGHPNETEQLEGARGANVDGIHIHSVRLPGLIAHQEVMFGGDGQMLTVRHDSFNRASFMSGVKLSIETVMNLDHLVYGLENIID, encoded by the coding sequence ATGAAAGAAATTAAAGTAATCATCGCTGGACCAAGAGGACGTATGGGACAGGAAGCAGTCCTTTTAATGGAAAGAACAGAACATTTCAATTTAGTAGCAGCAATTGATTATAAGCATGGCGGAGAGAAAATCGCTGATTTACCTGGAATGCCAGCGCTAGATGCACCTATTTATGCGGATTTACATACTTGTTTAGATGAAGTAGAAGCAGATGTATTGTTAGATTTAACAACACCAGAAGTTGGAAAGAAACATGTGACACTTGCAGTTGAACGTGGACTTCGATCTGTTATTGGTACAACTGGATTTACTGAAGAAGAACTAAAACAATTAACAGAAAATGCAAAAGAAAAAGAAGTAGGAACAATTATCGCTCCAAACTTTGCAATTGGTGCAGTTCTTATGATGAAATTTTCACAAATGGCAGCAAAGTACTTCCAAGATGTTGAAGTAATTGAATTACACCATGATCAAAAATTAGACGCACCATCTGGTACAGCTGTAAAAACAGTAGAATTAATCCGTCAAAATCGTGTACCAAAAGAGCAAGGACACCCTAATGAAACGGAACAATTAGAAGGGGCACGTGGTGCAAATGTGGATGGTATTCACATTCATAGCGTACGTCTACCAGGGCTTATTGCACACCAAGAAGTAATGTTCGGCGGAGATGGACAAATGTTAACAGTTCGTCATGATTCATTCAACCGTGCATCATTTATGTCAGGTGTAAAACTATCAATTGAAACAGTAATGAACCTTGATCATCTTGTGTATGGTTTAGAAAACATTATCGACTAA
- the mgsA gene encoding methylglyoxal synthase encodes MKIALIAHDKKKDDMVSFAYAYKPIFEKHELFATGTTGLRIMEATGLVVTRYQSGPLGGDQEIGAMIAKNEMDMVIFFRDPLTAQPHEPDVNALLRLCDVYAIPLATNMASAEMLMHALERGDLDYRKLRK; translated from the coding sequence ATGAAAATTGCCTTAATCGCACATGACAAAAAGAAAGATGATATGGTTTCGTTCGCGTACGCATATAAACCAATCTTTGAAAAACATGAACTTTTTGCAACAGGAACGACAGGACTTCGTATTATGGAGGCAACTGGTTTAGTTGTAACAAGATATCAATCTGGTCCTCTTGGTGGCGATCAAGAAATTGGTGCAATGATTGCAAAAAATGAGATGGATATGGTGATTTTTTTCCGGGATCCACTAACAGCGCAGCCGCATGAACCTGATGTCAATGCGTTACTTCGTTTATGTGATGTATACGCCATCCCACTAGCAACGAATATGGCAAGTGCTGAAATGCTAATGCATGCATTAGAGCGGGGAGATTTAGATTACCGAAAGTTAAGAAAATGA
- the bshB1 gene encoding bacillithiol biosynthesis deacetylase BshB1 has protein sequence MSGLHILAFGAHADDVEIGMAGTIAKYTKQGYEVGICDLTEADLSSNGTVELRKEEAKAAARIMGVKTRINLAMPDRGLYMKEEYIREIVKIIRTYKPTLIFAPYYEDRHPDHANCAKLVEEAIFSAGIRKYMPELPPHRVESFYNYIINGFHKPNFCIDISEYLSKKVEALEAYESQFSTGSDGVKTPLTEGYVETVIAREKMFGKEVGVLYAEGFMSKKPVLLHADLIGGCK, from the coding sequence ATGAGTGGATTACATATATTAGCGTTTGGTGCTCATGCCGATGATGTGGAAATTGGCATGGCAGGTACCATTGCAAAGTATACGAAACAAGGATATGAAGTAGGCATTTGCGATTTAACAGAAGCTGATCTTTCTTCAAATGGAACGGTAGAACTGAGAAAAGAAGAAGCAAAGGCTGCAGCTCGTATTATGGGAGTAAAAACGAGAATTAATTTAGCGATGCCAGACCGTGGTTTGTATATGAAAGAAGAGTATATACGTGAAATTGTAAAGATTATTCGTACATATAAACCAACACTAATTTTCGCACCATATTACGAAGATCGTCATCCAGACCATGCTAATTGCGCGAAACTTGTGGAAGAAGCTATCTTTTCAGCGGGAATTCGTAAATATATGCCTGAACTTCCGCCGCACCGTGTAGAGTCTTTTTATAATTATATAATTAATGGTTTTCATAAACCGAATTTTTGTATAGATATTAGTGAATACCTTTCTAAAAAGGTGGAAGCGTTGGAAGCGTATGAAAGTCAGTTTTCAACAGGGAGTGATGGTGTTAAGACGCCATTAACCGAAGGATACGTTGAAACTGTAATCGCTCGGGAGAAGATGTTTGGGAAAGAAGTTGGAGTGCTGTATGCCGAAGGATTTATGAGTAAGAAGCCGGTTTTATTACATGCTGATTTAATAGGGGGATGTAAATGA